GCAGGTGGTTCGGACTGACGGCATCCTGGCACTCTACAATGGCCTGAGCGCCTCACTGTGTAGGCAGGTGTGTTCACAGGTCTTGGCTCTCTGTCAGGGCTCGTGACCCACAAagttctcccttttctcttgttGACATCAGCTTCCTAGGTCTTGGCACCAGCCTCTCAGGTCCTGATTTTGGGGCTCAGTCCTGTGAAGGAGACTTAGGGAGTCCTAGATACTTTCTCTCCCAGCTTCAGATTTATTACAGAAGAGACACAGGGTGGGTATGGGCAAAGGTCTGCCTTCCACTTTCAGATAGGAAAACTGAGGCTAAGGACAGCCGGGGACAGCGCCTCTGGGTTTGTGAATTGGCTGGCTTGGCTGCTTGCAAGCTCGGTAGCTTCAGAATGGCTACTCAGTGTTCCAGGGCCCATGAGGTAATGACTGGGCTGGATAGAGTGCCCAGTCCTCTGAGCCGGGCCCCCTCCCCAGATGACCTACTCCCTGACTCGGTTTGCTATCTACGAGACCATGCGGGACTACATGACCAAGGACCACCAGGGGCCTCTCCCCTTCTACAACAAGGTGTTGCTGGGCGGCATCAGTGGTGAGCACTGGGTAGTCAGGGCAAGGGCGGGGCAAAGGCCCAGAACACAGGGAACCGTCACATATTGGCCCTGGCATTTATATCACCACAGGTTTAACTGGAGGCTTCGTGGGGACCCCAGCAGATTTGGTCAATGTCAGGTGTGTATGTGCCTCTCGTCCCCCAGGGTCAAGGGCTCTCCTGTTCCCAAGTAGGCAAGCCCTTGCTCAGGTTACTCCTGGACTCTGGATTGCACTCAGCTTGAGGCAAACCACTCAGACTCTAAGCCTGGTTTTATGGAGGAGCTGAGTCCCGTGATCCTACCCTAACTTCGGTAGGCAGTCCTGCACTGTTGGCTCCAGCCAGTGAGCTGACCTGGCGCCTAGGGGCTAATGTATGTCCAGCAGCCCACCCCTCCCGCCTGTTCTTCTACTGTTTCAGGATGCAGAATGACATGAAGCTGCCTCTGAGCCAGCGACGAAAGTGAGTAGAAGATGGGGCTCGTcccagtggggacagtgggggtGAGAGGCCCAGTCAGGGAGGACCCCACACAGCTCTGCTGTGACTTAGGCAGGACCCCCATATTACTTATGGGTCCGATGGCGTGGGGAGCTGGCGGCTTTCGAGTGGAAACCATGCACAATTACCCTGGGGTCACTAAGTGTGTCCCTTGGCCCCTAAGACCTTTAGGTTCTTTGTGGGGAGAATCTCACCAGGCTGGGGGCCAGTTCCTACACTTGCTTTCTGGAACCTGCTGACACCAGGACTGTCATATAGGGCTGGGcctctttgtagctgaggatagccCAAGTCAGATATCTTTTAGTATAGGGGCACCCAAGCCTCAAAGCCCATAGGGAGAGGTACACAAAAGAAGGGGTTCACAGCCAGGAGGCCTGGGGTAGGAAATGGCCCTCCTTTCCCGCCCCAGGCCAGCCCCAGGGGCAACATGGGCTTTGGGACcagggtcttctgcaggagcaacaTGGGCTTTGGGACcagggtcttctgcaggagcCCTTTGCCCTCCCTAGAAGTGTCTATCGTACCTTCTCAGCATAGTCTGCATCACCTCACTTTTCCCTTCACCCTTGGGGATCCAGGCTGTTTCTAGTGCCCCTGCTTTTgctcaggctgtctttgaaccccagatcctcctgtcttggcttccaCAAAGCTAGGCTGGGccagtttcttatttttattttggtataaGGGTCTCATTCTATAGTACTGATTGACCTTGaactgcctactgagtgctgagattacaggtgtgaactacCTACCAGGCCTGGATTCTCCAGCCAAGAGGGCAGGTAATAATCTAGTGTTCTGGAAGCCACAGCAAGCCTGGGAGCCTGTGCAGAAAATGGAACCTCTGTCCCAAGGAATAGCAGAGCAGACCACAGACAAGCATGAGCCCACAGGGTTCATTTCCTCAGTGTTTTTCCGTGGGAAAGGTTTACAGGCCTGTGAGATACCCCTGTTGAATATGGTGCCAATGCAGGAGTCCTGTGGCCCACAATGGGGGTGTGGCTTTTCTGGGTCCTAAGGCACACCCTGCAGAACCAGGTGGATGTGGTAAATCTCATTGACCTTCTTTGCCACCGGCAGCTACTCTCATGCCCTGGATGGTCTGTACCGTGTGGCCCGCGAAGGTGAGAGGAGAGGAGTTTTACATTATTGTAAATATGCATTCAGTGTATATGAGCTGGTGGGCTTGGGGTGGAAAAGCAGCCTGAGGAAGCAGGCAGAGTGGGTAATGACATGCAACATAGGGGTGGCTGTTGATGTCACCTTTTACTTCCTCCTGCAGAAGGCCTGAAGAAGCTCTTCTCGGGAGCAACCATGGCATCCAGCCGCGGGGCCCTCGTCACTGTAGGCCAGGTAGGGTTCCTGTGCAGAATGGGGCTTGTGGACAATATCTCTGATCTCTGACCTCTATTCTCAGGGATCACAGAACATAGCAGTGGGCACTGGGAACCTTGGGGAGATACCTGCTCTCCTGGAGAGGGGTGGGCACAGGTGGGCTCAGCATGCAGCTGGCAGACCCTCACCTGCATGACCAGGTGTGGCAGTGGAGGTGATTGCAAGTGCTTGCTCACTGCCAGATGTCACCCTGGACCTGTCTACTCTCCCTGGATCTGGGAGCTCTTCCTTGGCCATAACTGTCCCCGCTCCTACCTACAGCTGTCCTGCTATGACCAGGCCAAGCAGCTGGTCCTCAGCACTGGGTACCTGTCTGACAACATTTTCACTCACTTTGTCTCCAGTTTTATTGCAGTAAGTGTCCCAGCATGGTTGGAGGAGGATAAGGGCAGGTGGGGCACAATTCAAGGAGCAGGCAGGGTGAGCCTGGTGCAGCCTCTCTGAGGCCATGTGTGGGATTCAAGTTCATATGTTAGCCCAGGCCAAGATAATTTCTGTGTCACCTCTCCTGGAGACACAGGTCTTGCAGCCCTGAGACTCCCGTGTGGGGTGAAGGGCTCTTTTAAGGTAGCCTGTGGGTAGGCATGCAGTGAGGCTTTGGGAGTGTCTGAAGGCCCATTGGTGACTAGTTCCCTCCCTCAGGGCGGATGTGCCACATTTCTGTGCCAGCCCCTGGATGTGCTGAAGACCCGCTTGATGAACTCTAAGGGTGAATATCAGGTAAAGACTGAGCTGCAGGCCCCAGGGCTGGCCAGGGTTCCTGCCATCTACAGCCCTGCTCTGTGACCTTATCCTGGAGCTGTGTGTGCTTCCCACTGGGGTATGGAGGCCTAGAGACAAGGCTGTTGTCCTCTGCCCCCTTCTAGTTGCTCAACTCTTGGTAGCACTTGCCTCAGGGTGGGGCTGTACTTTTCCAAGGCTTGGCCTTGGTTTTGCTTTAGACCAACCACCAGTTAACAGAAGAAGCTTTTCACACGGTCGGTAGAATCTGGCCAGTGCCCTGAGAGCCGATCTGGTGGAACCTATGTGGCTTTTACTCTTCTGTCCTGTTGATGTCACAGCCTGAGTGCGCTGCCTTCATTTTGGCTCCTGCTGTGTTCCTGGGAGCACTCAGAGCTACCATGCCCTCCTGTGCCTGGAGGGTTCTCCTGTGTGTTTGAGTGTCCCTCACTGTTTTGTAGGGTGTTTTCCACTGTGCAGTGGAGACCGCAAAGCTTGGACCACAGGCCTTTTTCAAGGTGCGTTGGGGCAGTGAGGATGGCGAGCAGCTGGAGGTCCACTGGGCTGGGTCTCCCTGGACCTGACGTCTCCACCTCTGGTGTCTTTACCCAGGGCCTCTTTCCTGCGGGCATCCGTCTCGTCCCCCACACTGTGCTCACCTTCATGTTCCTAGAGCAGCTCCGGAAGCACTTTGGCATCAAAGTGCCAACCTGACATCACCATGGACACCTGGGCCAAGCTCAGTCACTGTGCTGAGCTCCGTGGAAGAGTGGAGGGGAGTGGACTCCCCTTCTTGGCCTGGGTCCATGTTCTACCCCAGCAGGCCTCTGTTCCTCCCACCCTCGGGCTGGCTAGGCCTTCTGACCCTGCCTAGGCCCATGCTTACTTCATTGGCCTTTGTCCCTTCCTTAGGCCCACTGGAGTGGAACCTCTGCCCTGCTTGCTCCCAGGCTCTCCCCACTGGGCTTTTGCCCTGCATTCCCACCCCATGATTCACTCAGGAGAAGAGGTCTGGTCCAGGCTGGTATAGCTGTTCCCACCTCCCTGGCTGCTGTGCTTCCCTGATCTGCCTGGTAAGCAGGAGGAAGCTGACCACTTCCCGCTCCCAGCCGGCCCTCTCTACACAGCAGCTTCTACCCAAAACCTCAGTAGTATGGTAGGGTACAGAACATGGCAGCTTCTGCTTACCAATGATTAGAGCGTGCACTTTTGTCATGAGAGGGACCATCATGTCATGTTCTTGAAGGTAGTGCCTTCAGGAGAGGGAGCAGGCAGCACGAACCGCCAGCAAATGCCATGACAGTGGAGTCCAGAGAAAGTGCCTGGGGTTCCCATGCACACCTCCTGCATTCAGCCTCggctgcttttggtcagtttCGCTGACTCCTCCTGGGTCAGGAACGGGCTATGTCCCTCCCTTGCCCGGCTCCCCTGCGGGTAGGGAGGCATGCTGGCAGAGCTGGAACCATGATGGCTTGTATGTGCCCTACAGGGACTTGTCTTTCTAGTATACGGCAGTGGTCACCCCTCACCATCCCCCAGGCTTCAAAGCAGCCTGTTTTCCCCCAGATGGGGTTGGGTGTATCAACATGAGTTTGGGCTCTATACCCATTTCCCCCTCACAGTCCCCTCAGCATGGGGTCCTCACCCAAGAGGTGGCAGTGGGCCCATGGGCACTGTCTGCACCCCTCTTCAGGATCTAATAAACCAAGTGGCCTAAGAGACCGTCATGTCTTCTCTACATGCTCCTCACCTACTACTCCAAGGCACTGGCTGTTCCTTTGAGCTCTCTTGCTGTATAGGACAATGCATCCATCCACCAAATCAGGGCCACCTTTCTTCCAGAGGGAGAGACTATGGGAAGCTTTAGAGGTCAgtaggaagggagaaagggccaCCTTAACCGACAGCAGATGCCTCAAGTCAATTCCTATGCAGTTGGCcagtggccagcaagcccaggagAATTAAGGATGCCCTGGGTCTGCAATGAACGCAAGCTGACTTGAGAAGCCCAGGGTGTGGCAGTGCACGGGCCTAAGTGGGAGTATTCCAGATATATAAGCAGGAGCTCCAGGGCCACTCTGAACAAAGCCGATCCTTGCATCGGAAGAAATGCAATGTACTCATCTTCAGGAGCCCCGGGCACTGTTCTATCATAAACACTTAAGTGGACATTCCGAAAACAGGACATTTGCCAGAGGTACAGCTGTAGTTTGTTACACTCGGAAAGTGTAATGTGAGCTGGAAACGATACGTAATACTCTTGAGAATCCAGAGTACTTGATAACTGAACTATGAGGGTTTTAGTCTCTACAGTGCTAGAGGTTTTACTAAGGGCTTTACTAAGTAaacactgaactacattcccagccttGCCTATGTACTTCCAACAGGAGGGTCtgcagccccagctggcctcCAGTGATTACTAAGATGACAAGTGTGGACATGTTCAGTTTAAGAATTAGGtttgtgctgggtgtggtggcagcaCCGgacagatctgagtttgaggagaACCTGCTTtagatagcaagttccaggcagccaAGGCTGCATTTTGAGAGACCTGCCTGGTCTTAGGGGGGGGGAAAGGTTTGTGCTGTATGTGGCAGCTCATGCCTGGAGTCCTGCACTCAAGAGGTAGATATCACCAAGGGTTACAAGTACTGGCTACTGACTGAAGTCCTGActcagggtggggtgggtggggtggagaaaACTAGACTGGGATCCCACCTGTTGGCCACAGCATCCTGACTAAGCATCCTGCCTTGGAGTCTGGCTGGCTTTCAGTGTGAGGTCAGAGTCACAGATGGGCAGGACACTCTAGCTTAGAAGCCCACTCCTGTGGTTCCCCAGAAGATCTGTTTCTCCAGACCCCAGCCAAAAACTGGCCTAAACCAGAAACCACTGACTCTTCAAGCTCTCTAGATAATGGAGCTCAGAGTAGGTCTTATCCATCCCTGGGATCGTGGCCACTGGGGAAGCCGATGACACCTAATCACTGTTCAACCCTGCTCAGCAAAGCCTCCCTGGAGGCGAGAAAGTACCCAGTCTGGTTTGGTGCGGTTAGGCCTGGCAATAAGCCCAGCAGGGCAGGGTGCATAAAGCCAATCCCTTTGAACTGGCAAGCTCCAGGTAGGTCTAGTGAGACACTACTGtaaaaggtggagagagaaagacactgaacattgacctctgacctctaaacatacacacatgggcaAGTTCACCCTTACATACACAAAAgctcttcaa
Above is a window of Onychomys torridus chromosome 8, mOncTor1.1, whole genome shotgun sequence DNA encoding:
- the Slc25a10 gene encoding mitochondrial dicarboxylate carrier — its product is MAEARSSRWYFGGLASCGAACCTHPLDLLKVHLQTQQEVKLRMTGMALQVVRTDGILALYNGLSASLCRQMTYSLTRFAIYETMRDYMTKDHQGPLPFYNKVLLGGISGLTGGFVGTPADLVNVRMQNDMKLPLSQRRNYSHALDGLYRVAREEGLKKLFSGATMASSRGALVTVGQLSCYDQAKQLVLSTGYLSDNIFTHFVSSFIAGGCATFLCQPLDVLKTRLMNSKGEYQGVFHCAVETAKLGPQAFFKGLFPAGIRLVPHTVLTFMFLEQLRKHFGIKVPT